A single Bosea sp. PAMC 26642 DNA region contains:
- a CDS encoding L,D-transpeptidase has protein sequence MKQTVMVALAVSTLLGACQYKTVNAPSLSARDAEYIALVPNFDVHLPFLPYEISDPTGQAPGTIVVDTKAKFLYYVLPNKKAIRYGVATGDEAFGWTGEAVIQRKAEWPRWTPPAEMLARWPHLAPRAGGMEGGPDNPLGARALYLYQNGHDTLYRIHGTNEPETIGRSASSGCIRMRNIDVIELFNRVPVGTKVIVT, from the coding sequence ATGAAACAGACTGTGATGGTTGCGTTGGCCGTGTCGACCCTTCTGGGCGCCTGCCAATACAAGACCGTGAACGCGCCCTCGCTTTCGGCGCGCGACGCTGAGTACATCGCGCTGGTCCCGAACTTCGACGTCCATCTTCCCTTTCTGCCCTACGAGATTTCCGACCCCACCGGCCAGGCGCCCGGCACGATCGTCGTCGATACCAAGGCGAAGTTTCTCTATTACGTGCTGCCGAACAAGAAGGCGATCCGATACGGCGTCGCGACCGGCGACGAGGCCTTTGGCTGGACGGGCGAGGCCGTGATTCAGCGCAAGGCCGAGTGGCCGCGCTGGACCCCGCCGGCCGAGATGCTCGCGCGCTGGCCGCATCTGGCGCCCCGCGCCGGCGGCATGGAAGGCGGCCCCGACAATCCCCTCGGCGCCCGCGCGCTCTATCTCTACCAGAACGGCCACGACACGCTCTATCGCATCCACGGCACGAACGAACCCGAGACGATCGGCCGCTCAGCTTCGTCGGGCTGCATCCGGATGCGCAACATCGACGTGATCGAGTTGTTCAACCGCGTGCCCGTGGGGACGAAGGTCATCGTCACCTGA
- a CDS encoding aspartate aminotransferase family protein yields MLSNLAVRDIETLVHPYTNLATHREVGPLVIESGKGVYVYDSSGKEYIEGMAGLWCTALGYSNQELAETAYEQMKKLPFTHIFGGRSNDPAIELAEKLKEIAPVPISKVFYGASGSDANDTQVKIVWYMNNALGRPQKKKIISRLKGYHGVTVASASLTGLPNNHIDFDLPLPGILHTSCPHHYRFAEPGESEQDFSSRLAAELEEMILREGPDTVAAFIAEPVMGAGGAITPPEGYFEKINAILAKYDILFIADEVITGFGRTGNMFGTTTYGLSADTISCAKQITSAYFPLSAVMMNEKVYEVLVDQSRKIGTFGHGNTYAGHPVGCAIAVKTLEIYQRDKIVEHVRAVEPTFLRRLDKLAEHPLVGEARGVGLIGAVELVKDKQTKASFEIKKGVGAKSVAFALEEGLILRAMGDRVAFCPPMIITEAELDEMFDRYERALNKTLNWAKTEGLLVA; encoded by the coding sequence ATGCTGTCCAACCTAGCCGTTCGCGATATCGAGACCCTCGTCCATCCCTATACCAATCTGGCGACGCATCGGGAGGTCGGCCCGCTCGTGATCGAGAGCGGCAAGGGCGTCTATGTCTACGATTCCAGTGGCAAGGAATACATTGAGGGCATGGCGGGCCTCTGGTGCACGGCGCTGGGCTATTCCAACCAGGAACTGGCCGAGACCGCCTATGAGCAGATGAAGAAGCTGCCCTTTACCCATATCTTCGGCGGCCGCAGCAACGATCCCGCGATCGAACTAGCCGAGAAGCTGAAGGAGATCGCGCCGGTCCCGATCTCGAAGGTGTTCTACGGGGCTTCGGGCTCTGACGCCAACGATACGCAGGTCAAGATCGTCTGGTACATGAACAATGCGCTGGGCCGGCCGCAGAAGAAGAAGATCATTTCGCGGCTGAAGGGCTATCACGGCGTCACCGTCGCCTCGGCCTCGCTGACCGGCCTGCCCAACAACCATATCGACTTCGACCTGCCGCTGCCCGGCATCCTGCACACCTCCTGCCCGCATCACTACCGCTTCGCCGAGCCCGGAGAGAGCGAGCAGGACTTCTCGTCTCGGCTCGCAGCCGAACTCGAGGAGATGATCCTGCGCGAGGGGCCCGATACGGTCGCCGCCTTCATCGCCGAACCGGTGATGGGCGCCGGCGGTGCGATTACCCCGCCTGAAGGCTATTTCGAAAAGATCAACGCGATCCTGGCGAAGTACGACATCCTGTTCATCGCCGACGAAGTCATCACCGGCTTCGGCCGCACCGGCAACATGTTCGGCACGACGACCTATGGCCTGAGCGCCGACACCATCTCCTGCGCAAAGCAGATCACCTCGGCCTATTTCCCGCTCAGCGCCGTGATGATGAACGAGAAGGTCTATGAGGTTCTCGTCGATCAGAGCCGCAAGATCGGGACTTTCGGCCATGGCAACACCTATGCCGGCCACCCGGTGGGCTGTGCGATCGCGGTCAAGACGCTGGAGATCTACCAGCGCGATAAGATCGTCGAGCATGTCCGGGCCGTCGAACCCACCTTCCTGCGTCGCCTTGATAAGCTGGCCGAGCACCCGCTCGTCGGCGAGGCACGCGGCGTCGGTCTTATCGGCGCGGTCGAACTCGTCAAGGACAAGCAGACCAAGGCCTCCTTCGAGATCAAGAAGGGCGTTGGTGCCAAATCGGTCGCCTTCGCGCTCGAGGAGGGGCTGATCCTCCGGGCCATGGGCGACCGCGTGGCGTTCTGCCCGCCGATGATCATCACCGAGGCCGAACTCGACGAGATGTTCGACCGTTACGAGCGCGCGCTGAACAAGACGCTGAACTGGGCCAAGACCGAGGGGCTGCTGGTCGCCTGA
- a CDS encoding MarR family winged helix-turn-helix transcriptional regulator codes for MSTSNPAPGAELVDPDRVWFRFMRLHQRLLGQMTGRIRALGLSIPQFDLLSTLTEREGISQSELAERLYVTKGNVSGLVDRMVQSGLVERRAIAGDRRSYAMHLTPEGRRLAEAGIAAQRDFVAGTLGQVPGRDLEELNRLVLVWRDLSRALDKG; via the coding sequence GTGTCCACCTCGAATCCCGCCCCGGGCGCCGAACTCGTCGATCCCGATCGTGTCTGGTTCCGCTTCATGCGGCTGCATCAGCGGCTGCTCGGCCAGATGACCGGCCGTATCCGCGCACTGGGGTTGTCGATCCCGCAATTCGACCTGCTCTCGACGCTGACCGAGCGCGAGGGCATCAGCCAGAGCGAGTTGGCCGAGCGGCTCTACGTCACCAAGGGCAATGTTTCCGGGCTCGTCGATCGCATGGTGCAGTCAGGCCTGGTCGAGCGACGGGCGATCGCGGGCGACCGCCGATCCTATGCCATGCATCTGACGCCAGAGGGACGGCGGCTCGCCGAGGCCGGCATCGCGGCGCAACGCGACTTCGTCGCCGGCACGTTGGGACAGGTGCCGGGGCGGGATCTGGAAGAACTTAACCGTCTCGTGCTGGTCTGGCGCGATCTCTCGCGTGCCTTGGACAAAGGCTAG
- a CDS encoding SGNH/GDSL hydrolase family protein → MTPYAIALMLVCFPYAQGAGAAEWKQPGVEIVGRYALDADGKPRFGWPGTAIRIQFRGSKLDVTLSDDGKNSYRVEVDGKDATLQLKNGSHAYRLVDEGVEAVHHVRLTRRTEGYEGSTTLVGASTDGSFLDLDRTIRKITVIGDSISAGFGVDGAGPECEAGAANGNQTATYAALAARDLKADLLALAWSGRGLTQNYDRSKTQVMPDFIEQLVPGEPARAVLADEQPDVLIVHLGSNDYARGAPEGDFRQAYVSFLERIRRSFPKAQIYGAIGPMLAPEMLQLARSAIESAVASRVAAGDTKVGALFFPSETIAQSWGCSWHPGKAAQQRMGAQLSERIKRDMKW, encoded by the coding sequence GTGACGCCCTATGCGATCGCCCTGATGCTCGTCTGCTTCCCTTACGCCCAAGGCGCCGGCGCTGCCGAGTGGAAGCAGCCGGGCGTCGAGATCGTCGGGCGGTATGCTCTCGATGCCGACGGGAAGCCGCGCTTCGGCTGGCCGGGCACCGCCATCCGTATCCAGTTTCGCGGCAGCAAGCTCGATGTCACATTGTCGGACGACGGGAAGAACAGCTATCGCGTCGAGGTGGATGGCAAGGACGCGACGCTTCAGCTGAAGAATGGCAGTCATGCGTACCGGCTTGTCGATGAGGGTGTCGAGGCGGTCCATCATGTCAGGCTGACGCGGCGGACCGAGGGATATGAGGGCAGCACGACCCTGGTCGGAGCCTCTACCGATGGGTCTTTTCTGGATCTGGACAGGACCATCCGAAAGATCACCGTCATCGGCGACTCGATCTCGGCCGGTTTCGGTGTTGATGGGGCGGGCCCCGAGTGCGAGGCCGGGGCCGCCAATGGCAATCAGACCGCGACCTATGCGGCGCTCGCGGCGCGCGACCTGAAGGCGGACCTGCTCGCCCTGGCCTGGTCGGGGCGCGGCCTTACGCAGAATTACGATCGCTCGAAGACGCAGGTCATGCCGGACTTTATCGAGCAGCTGGTGCCGGGCGAGCCGGCGCGTGCGGTGCTGGCCGATGAGCAGCCCGATGTCCTGATCGTCCATCTCGGTTCGAACGATTATGCGCGTGGCGCGCCCGAGGGGGATTTCCGGCAGGCCTATGTGAGCTTCCTGGAGCGCATCCGCAGGTCCTTTCCAAAAGCGCAGATCTATGGCGCGATAGGGCCGATGCTGGCGCCCGAGATGCTTCAACTCGCCAGATCCGCGATCGAAAGCGCCGTCGCCAGCCGCGTCGCGGCGGGCGATACGAAGGTGGGCGCGCTCTTCTTTCCCAGTGAGACGATCGCGCAAAGCTGGGGTTGCAGCTGGCATCCCGGAAAGGCCGCCCAACAGCGGATGGGCGCGCAGCTTTCGGAGCGGATCAAGCGGGATATGAAGTGGTAG
- a CDS encoding acyltransferase family protein, translating into MVVTIQYLRGLAALLVVYTHLSTQLSRFPGRAGLPSVEVGYWGVDIFFVISGFIMYITAIHIDESPKRFLLKRAVRIIPLYWAVTLFLIVCAFLVPNALSTVKLDLKHVIASFLFIPWPNPGYAGYWPVLIPGWTLNYEMFFYLIVAVSLLLVKDLRVLFVLISISAIVCAGMIVNEGGIFSFYAHNIILEFALGVVVGYVFKRQWRLGLLAGALCVAASFMMVFHLADSKEIPRIISYGLPAVLLVIGFLEFETLAKAHIVRPAVYLGDISYSLYLTHVIALPVLTAVFLQVLNRFHYDLSAIYLPVAVLVAVMAGGLTYALVEMPLTRLLQARLRTRSVRQEV; encoded by the coding sequence ATGGTTGTAACCATACAGTATCTTCGCGGCCTGGCGGCGCTTTTGGTCGTTTACACGCATCTGAGCACGCAATTGAGCCGTTTCCCCGGGCGTGCGGGCCTGCCAAGCGTCGAAGTCGGCTATTGGGGCGTGGATATCTTCTTCGTCATAAGCGGCTTCATCATGTACATCACGGCGATTCATATCGATGAATCGCCGAAACGCTTCCTGCTCAAGCGGGCCGTTCGCATCATTCCGCTCTATTGGGCGGTGACGTTGTTTCTCATCGTCTGTGCATTTCTCGTCCCCAATGCGTTGTCGACGGTGAAGCTGGATCTGAAACACGTCATCGCGTCGTTCCTGTTCATACCGTGGCCCAATCCGGGTTATGCAGGGTATTGGCCGGTCCTGATCCCGGGGTGGACGCTAAATTACGAGATGTTCTTTTATCTGATCGTTGCCGTCAGCCTCCTTCTCGTCAAAGATCTGAGAGTTCTGTTTGTCCTCATTTCGATCTCGGCCATTGTTTGCGCCGGTATGATCGTCAACGAGGGTGGCATCTTCTCGTTTTACGCGCACAATATCATCCTGGAATTCGCGCTGGGTGTGGTCGTCGGCTATGTTTTCAAACGTCAATGGCGTCTGGGATTGCTTGCGGGTGCGTTGTGCGTCGCGGCCTCCTTCATGATGGTCTTCCATCTGGCCGATTCGAAGGAGATTCCCAGGATCATATCCTACGGTCTACCCGCCGTTCTGCTCGTCATTGGGTTTCTGGAGTTCGAGACCCTGGCGAAAGCTCATATCGTCAGGCCCGCCGTCTATCTCGGCGACATTTCGTATTCTCTATATTTGACCCATGTTATCGCCCTGCCTGTGCTGACCGCGGTGTTCCTGCAGGTCCTGAACCGCTTTCACTATGATCTGTCAGCGATATACCTGCCAGTGGCGGTGCTGGTTGCCGTGATGGCTGGCGGCCTTACATATGCGCTCGTGGAGATGCCGCTGACGCGTCTTCTGCAGGCTCGGCTAAGAACCCGCAGCGTTCGACAAGAGGTCTAG
- a CDS encoding methyltransferase domain-containing protein, which produces MLYRPPENFDFNNNRFRRARFARFMKLVEAVNASGNHCKIIDVGGVPEYWETFHESWKNNNVSIEVLNIVQLHSNHPAIKCVVGDGCSMPEFLDGQFDVAHSNSVIEHVGSWENQKRMASEISRIAKRYFVQTPNIWFPVEPHFRAPIIHWLPEQMRAWIIMRRALGFHKKASSMDEAMASVNDAKLLGRSQLQALFPNASIQNENLLFFVKSIIAVRD; this is translated from the coding sequence ATGCTGTATCGGCCGCCGGAAAATTTTGATTTTAACAATAATCGCTTTCGCAGGGCGCGCTTCGCGCGATTTATGAAGTTGGTAGAAGCCGTAAACGCTTCAGGTAATCATTGTAAAATCATCGATGTAGGCGGGGTCCCGGAGTATTGGGAAACTTTCCACGAAAGTTGGAAAAATAACAATGTCAGTATCGAAGTTCTGAACATCGTTCAACTTCACTCGAACCATCCAGCGATCAAGTGTGTTGTTGGAGACGGTTGTAGTATGCCTGAATTTTTGGATGGTCAATTCGATGTTGCTCATTCTAATTCAGTTATCGAACACGTTGGAAGTTGGGAGAATCAGAAGAGAATGGCTTCTGAAATCTCACGCATTGCGAAGAGATACTTTGTCCAAACGCCGAATATCTGGTTTCCTGTTGAGCCGCATTTTCGGGCTCCGATTATCCATTGGCTGCCCGAGCAGATGCGTGCTTGGATCATCATGCGACGAGCTTTAGGTTTCCATAAGAAGGCGAGTTCGATGGATGAAGCAATGGCTTCGGTGAATGACGCGAAACTGCTTGGCCGCAGTCAACTGCAGGCGCTCTTTCCAAATGCTTCGATTCAAAACGAAAACCTGCTGTTCTTTGTGAAATCGATAATCGCGGTTCGAGATTAG
- a CDS encoding DUF1499 domain-containing protein, with the protein MHRRLVFEEPVSRAAMWSRRLAWFALAMLLLSLLVFRLSQPSVQGLVPVAGAYGLVLLALLMAIMAFVRIWQAGHRGVGMAAQAFVLALLMLAPAAFGAFKLATLPALNDISTDIDDPPAFSRSRVALDARRGLLPPDMPAERRRLQRQAYPKTLPIVLEVTADIAFDIARRAALAQGWQVLESTRPGGRTGAGRIEAVARTRILRFADDITIRIRPRADGSRIDIRSASRIGSHDLGANAARIATFAEEVDLLNDAR; encoded by the coding sequence ATGCATCGCCGTCTCGTCTTCGAGGAACCTGTCTCGCGCGCCGCTATGTGGAGCCGGCGGCTGGCCTGGTTCGCGCTCGCCATGCTGCTGCTCTCGCTGCTGGTGTTCCGGCTGTCCCAGCCCAGCGTGCAGGGACTGGTGCCGGTCGCGGGCGCTTATGGGCTCGTGCTGCTCGCGCTGCTGATGGCGATCATGGCCTTCGTCCGGATCTGGCAAGCCGGGCATCGCGGCGTCGGCATGGCAGCGCAGGCCTTCGTGCTGGCGCTGCTGATGCTGGCTCCGGCCGCTTTTGGCGCCTTCAAGCTTGCGACGCTGCCGGCGCTGAACGACATCTCGACCGATATCGACGATCCACCGGCCTTCAGCCGCTCGCGTGTCGCGCTCGACGCCCGCAGGGGATTGCTGCCGCCCGACATGCCGGCCGAACGCCGCCGCCTGCAGCGACAGGCCTATCCCAAAACCCTGCCGATCGTGCTGGAGGTCACCGCAGACATCGCTTTCGACATCGCGAGGCGCGCCGCGCTGGCCCAGGGCTGGCAGGTGCTGGAATCAACGCGTCCCGGCGGCCGCACGGGGGCCGGCCGCATCGAGGCGGTCGCACGCACCCGCATCCTACGCTTCGCCGACGACATCACCATCCGGATACGCCCGCGCGCCGACGGCAGCCGCATCGACATCCGCTCGGCCTCGCGCATCGGCAGCCATGATCTGGGCGCCAACGCCGCCCGGATCGCCACCTTCGCCGAGGAGGTCGATCTGCTGAACGACGCCCGCTGA
- a CDS encoding MBL fold metallo-hydrolase yields the protein MSDEIAFDRSTTTVPAGAVVQLSPLVRRVIAGNGGPMTFTGTCTYIIGRGTVAILDPGPDDPVHIGRVLAAVAGETVSHVVVTHTHRDHSPAVPAIKLATGALVAGCGPHRPARELALGETNPLDAAADRDYAPDLPMAEGDAIEGPGWRLEAIETPGHTANHVAFALPQEESLFSGDHVMAWSTTIVAPPDGSMAAYMASIEKLRGLEHRLYWPGHGGPVTEPQRFLRGLVQHRRQREAAILSRLAAGDERIAEMVPPIYQGLPPALHRAAALSVLAQLEDLVSRGLVLCDDALPLPDSRYRRA from the coding sequence ATGAGCGACGAAATCGCATTCGACCGCAGCACGACGACGGTTCCAGCCGGCGCGGTCGTTCAGCTTTCGCCGCTCGTCCGGCGCGTCATCGCCGGCAACGGCGGCCCGATGACGTTCACCGGAACCTGTACCTACATCATCGGGCGCGGCACGGTCGCGATCCTCGATCCCGGGCCCGACGATCCGGTTCATATCGGCCGCGTGCTCGCGGCGGTGGCGGGAGAGACGGTGAGCCATGTCGTCGTGACGCATACCCATCGCGATCATTCGCCGGCCGTACCGGCGATCAAGCTCGCGACAGGCGCGCTCGTCGCCGGCTGCGGGCCGCACCGGCCGGCGCGCGAACTGGCGCTCGGCGAGACCAACCCGCTCGATGCCGCCGCCGACCGCGACTATGCGCCCGATCTCCCGATGGCTGAGGGCGATGCGATCGAAGGGCCGGGCTGGCGGCTGGAGGCGATCGAGACGCCCGGCCATACCGCCAACCATGTCGCCTTCGCACTGCCACAGGAGGAGAGCCTGTTTTCCGGCGACCATGTCATGGCGTGGTCGACCACGATCGTGGCGCCGCCCGACGGGTCCATGGCGGCCTATATGGCCTCGATCGAGAAGCTGCGCGGGCTGGAGCATCGGCTGTACTGGCCAGGCCATGGCGGGCCCGTGACCGAGCCGCAGCGTTTCCTGCGCGGGCTGGTGCAGCATCGGCGCCAGCGCGAAGCGGCGATCCTCAGCCGGCTCGCGGCCGGGGACGAGCGGATCGCGGAGATGGTGCCGCCAATCTATCAGGGGCTGCCGCCGGCGTTGCATCGTGCGGCTGCGCTGTCCGTGCTGGCGCAGCTGGAGGATCTGGTCTCGCGCGGGCTGGTGCTCTGCGACGATGCGCTACCCTTGCCGGACAGCCGCTACCGCCGGGCGTGA
- a CDS encoding biotin transporter BioY, protein MAQTQSLDAPTLVDALLPAMTDRRAVLARNVALAIAGSLLMVAAAKVKVPFWPVPMTLQTLAVLGLGAAFGSRLGAATVALYIAYGLAGLPVFTNTPPVAAGPLYLVGPTGGFLLGFVAAAAIAGWAAARGASLLRLVTGLVAAEVTMLALGFLWLGLGAQMAGGVTGIGFAKAFAYGVQPFLIGDAVKVALAACMVGAGWSVLGRRG, encoded by the coding sequence ATGGCCCAGACGCAATCCCTCGACGCTCCGACCCTTGTCGATGCGCTGCTGCCAGCCATGACGGATCGCCGCGCCGTCCTCGCCCGCAATGTCGCGCTCGCCATCGCCGGCAGCCTGCTGATGGTCGCCGCTGCCAAGGTCAAGGTGCCGTTCTGGCCCGTGCCGATGACGCTGCAGACGCTGGCAGTGCTCGGCCTGGGCGCAGCCTTCGGCTCGCGACTCGGCGCGGCGACCGTCGCACTCTACATCGCCTATGGCCTCGCCGGCCTGCCTGTCTTCACCAACACGCCCCCTGTCGCCGCCGGCCCGCTCTATCTCGTGGGACCGACCGGTGGCTTTCTCCTCGGCTTCGTCGCCGCAGCAGCCATCGCCGGCTGGGCCGCGGCGCGCGGCGCCTCGCTGTTGCGTCTGGTGACGGGGCTGGTCGCCGCCGAGGTCACGATGCTGGCCCTCGGCTTCCTCTGGCTCGGCCTCGGCGCCCAGATGGCCGGCGGCGTCACAGGCATCGGCTTCGCCAAGGCCTTTGCCTACGGTGTCCAGCCCTTCCTGATCGGCGACGCGGTCAAGGTCGCGCTCGCGGCCTGCATGGTCGGCGCAGGCTGGTCGGTGCTCGGCCGCCGCGGCTGA
- a CDS encoding recombinase family protein: MIREPATKPQRCAIYTRKSTEHNLDLAFNSLDAQREACEAYIKSQAHEGWSLVEDRFDDGGLSGASLDRAALQQLLDAVRARRIDIIVVYKVDRLTRSLADFAKLVELFDEQGVSFVSVTQSFNTTTSMGRLTLNVLLSFAQFEREVIGERVRDKIAASKTKGLWVGGPIPLGYRSEKKQLVIVEKDAALVRRIFQLYLDLGSVGAVAETLDREGIRTRLGHGFRVGMLAHLLKNRFYLGEIVWREVSHRGAHTPIVAPEVFEAVQRGLHTAAVARKGRAANTVFTLAGLLHDDAGHRMSPSHSRKKGARYRYYVSQALLQHRKAEAGSIARISAPEIEAVVLSASPRLDEIAKVSLHRDCLVIELLSPGNAGTSAITVPFAWQPQGRRKGVAHESAQKPRLDHDSAEAVLTAIAQAKRWMTQLIDGSVASTDEIATREGVGERNIRKLLPLACLSPNIIRAIADGTAPANLTISRLSAALPHDWATQEHRILVH; this comes from the coding sequence ATGATCCGCGAACCCGCAACCAAGCCGCAGCGCTGCGCGATCTACACGCGCAAGTCGACCGAGCATAATCTCGATCTCGCCTTCAACTCGCTCGATGCCCAGCGAGAGGCCTGCGAGGCCTATATCAAGAGCCAGGCCCATGAGGGCTGGAGCTTGGTCGAGGACCGCTTCGACGATGGCGGCTTGTCTGGCGCCTCCTTGGACCGCGCAGCCCTGCAGCAGCTTCTGGATGCGGTGCGCGCCAGGCGCATCGACATCATCGTCGTCTACAAGGTCGATCGCCTGACGCGCTCGCTTGCCGACTTCGCCAAGCTTGTCGAACTCTTCGACGAGCAAGGCGTCTCCTTCGTCTCGGTGACCCAATCCTTCAACACCACGACGAGCATGGGCCGGCTCACACTCAACGTGCTGCTCTCCTTTGCCCAGTTCGAGCGGGAGGTCATCGGCGAGCGCGTCCGCGACAAGATTGCAGCATCCAAGACCAAGGGGCTTTGGGTCGGTGGCCCAATCCCGCTGGGCTATCGCAGCGAGAAGAAGCAACTCGTCATCGTAGAAAAGGATGCTGCGCTGGTGCGGCGGATCTTCCAGCTCTATCTCGACCTCGGCTCGGTCGGCGCCGTCGCCGAGACCCTTGACCGAGAGGGCATTCGCACCAGGCTGGGACATGGTTTCCGGGTCGGCATGCTCGCCCATCTGCTCAAGAACCGCTTCTACCTTGGCGAGATCGTCTGGCGCGAGGTCTCCCATCGTGGTGCCCATACCCCGATCGTCGCCCCCGAAGTGTTCGAGGCCGTGCAACGTGGTCTCCACACTGCGGCCGTCGCGCGAAAGGGCAGGGCGGCCAACACCGTCTTCACCCTCGCAGGTTTGCTTCATGACGATGCAGGACACCGCATGAGCCCGAGCCACTCCCGCAAGAAGGGCGCGCGCTACCGCTACTATGTCTCGCAGGCGCTGCTCCAGCATCGCAAGGCCGAGGCTGGATCGATCGCCCGCATCTCGGCCCCGGAGATCGAAGCTGTGGTACTTTCTGCCAGCCCACGCCTCGACGAGATCGCAAAGGTATCCCTGCACCGCGATTGTCTGGTCATCGAGCTCCTGTCACCCGGCAACGCCGGTACGAGCGCCATCACAGTGCCGTTCGCCTGGCAACCGCAGGGTCGGCGCAAGGGTGTCGCACATGAGTCTGCGCAAAAGCCTCGCCTCGATCATGACTCCGCGGAGGCAGTCCTCACCGCGATCGCCCAGGCGAAGCGCTGGATGACACAGCTGATCGACGGCTCGGTCGCCTCAACCGATGAGATCGCCACTCGTGAGGGAGTCGGCGAACGCAATATCCGCAAGCTGCTGCCGCTCGCCTGCCTCTCGCCCAACATCATTCGCGCGATAGCCGATGGCACTGCTCCGGCCAATCTCACCATCAGTCGGCTTTCCGCAGCCTTGCCGCATGATTGGGCGACCCAAGAACACCGCATCCTCGTGCACTGA
- a CDS encoding DUF2924 domain-containing protein, with protein MSMVLRNHGTKLAVPGLADEVAGLAALSFDELRARYRRLYRRAAPAGLSRDLIGRLVAHRLQEQLLGKLDDELARHLAKLARGHVTRRRIKTGSVLVREHDGVSHEVVIVPGGFLWNGETHPSLSTLAKRITGTTWNGPRFFGLRQPQAARVAP; from the coding sequence ATGAGCATGGTGCTGCGCAATCATGGGACCAAGCTTGCCGTCCCTGGCCTGGCTGACGAGGTGGCAGGCCTGGCTGCGCTCAGCTTCGATGAACTGAGGGCACGCTATCGCCGGCTGTATCGCAGGGCTGCTCCGGCTGGCCTGTCACGCGATCTGATTGGACGGCTGGTCGCCCATCGCCTGCAAGAGCAGCTGCTCGGCAAGCTCGATGACGAGCTCGCCCGGCACCTGGCCAAGCTGGCGCGAGGCCACGTGACAAGGCGGCGCATCAAGACAGGCTCGGTGCTGGTACGCGAGCACGATGGCGTCAGCCATGAGGTCGTGATCGTGCCGGGCGGCTTCCTCTGGAACGGCGAGACGCATCCTAGCCTCTCGACGCTGGCCAAGCGCATCACCGGCACAACCTGGAACGGTCCACGCTTCTTTGGCCTGCGGCAGCCGCAGGCGGCGAGGGTCGCACCATGA